One genomic window of Bradyrhizobium sp. B124 includes the following:
- the hemW gene encoding radical SAM family heme chaperone HemW: protein MSHAEREAFGVYVHWPFCLSKCPYCDFNSHVRHAPVDEARFVRAFAREIETTAARVPGREVSSIFLGGGTPSLMQPQTVGAVLDAIGKHWQVSRDVEVTLEANPTSVEATRFRGYRAAGVNRVSLGVQALDDASLKALGRLHTAREALDAVAIARNAFDRYSFDLIYARPDQTPQMWANELKQAISEAAEHLSLYQLTIEEGTPFFGLHAAGKLQTPDEATARALYDVTQEVCAREGLPAYEISNHARTGAECKHNLVYWRGEQYAGIGPGAHGRLDIDGVRHATATERRPEAWLLNVEERGHGVVTDDSLNSEERADEFLLMGLRLAEGIDPTRYAKLSGRKLDPHRIAMLREEGAIAVDADGRLRVTKSGFPVLDAVVADLAA from the coding sequence TTGAGCCACGCTGAACGAGAAGCTTTCGGCGTCTACGTGCACTGGCCGTTCTGCCTGTCCAAATGCCCGTATTGCGATTTCAACAGCCACGTCCGGCACGCGCCGGTCGACGAGGCGCGCTTCGTGCGCGCGTTCGCCCGCGAGATCGAGACCACGGCGGCACGGGTGCCGGGACGCGAAGTGTCCTCGATCTTCCTCGGCGGCGGCACACCCTCGCTGATGCAGCCGCAGACCGTCGGCGCCGTGCTCGATGCGATCGGCAAGCACTGGCAGGTCTCGCGCGATGTCGAGGTGACGCTCGAGGCCAATCCGACCAGCGTCGAGGCGACGCGCTTTCGCGGCTATCGCGCAGCCGGCGTCAATCGCGTCTCGCTCGGCGTGCAGGCGCTGGACGATGCGTCGCTCAAGGCATTGGGCCGCTTGCATACCGCGCGCGAAGCGCTCGACGCGGTTGCGATCGCGCGAAACGCGTTCGACCGTTACTCGTTCGACCTGATCTACGCGCGGCCCGACCAGACGCCGCAGATGTGGGCCAACGAATTGAAGCAGGCGATCTCGGAAGCGGCCGAGCATCTGTCGCTCTATCAGCTCACGATCGAGGAAGGCACGCCGTTCTTCGGGCTGCATGCCGCCGGCAAATTGCAGACCCCGGATGAAGCGACCGCGCGCGCGCTCTACGACGTGACGCAGGAGGTCTGCGCCCGCGAAGGACTGCCGGCCTACGAGATCTCCAACCACGCCCGCACCGGCGCCGAGTGCAAGCACAACCTCGTCTATTGGCGCGGCGAGCAATATGCCGGTATCGGCCCCGGCGCGCATGGCAGGCTCGACATCGACGGCGTCAGGCACGCAACCGCGACCGAGCGGCGCCCCGAGGCCTGGCTGTTGAACGTCGAGGAGCGGGGCCATGGCGTCGTCACCGATGACAGCCTCAACAGCGAAGAGCGCGCCGACGAATTCCTCCTGATGGGGCTGCGGCTCGCCGAAGGTATCGATCCCACGCGCTATGCGAAGCTTTCCGGCCGCAAGCTCGACCCGCACCGGATCGCGATGCTGCGCGAGGAAGGCGCCATCGCCGTCGATGCCGACGGACGGCTGCGCGTGACCAAGTCGGGATTTCCGGTGCTCGACGCGGTCGTCGCGGATCTCGCCGCCTAG
- the rdgB gene encoding RdgB/HAM1 family non-canonical purine NTP pyrophosphatase — protein sequence MHRRITGRLVIATHNPGKLAEMRELLAPHGVEAVSAGELGLAEPEETGDSFRANAAIKAIEAAKATGLPAFADDSGLVVDALDGAPGIYSARWAGEGKDFMAAMTRIERLLQERGATAPDRRSAHFVSALCVAWPDDHLEEVEARADGTLVWPPRGTAGFGYDPAFLPDGHTRTFGEMSSIEKHGLPPLGLGLSHRARAFVKLAEICLEPR from the coding sequence ATGCACCGCCGAATCACCGGAAGGCTCGTCATCGCCACCCATAATCCCGGCAAGCTTGCCGAGATGCGGGAACTGCTGGCGCCGCACGGCGTGGAGGCGGTGTCGGCCGGCGAGCTCGGTCTCGCCGAGCCCGAGGAGACCGGCGACAGCTTTCGCGCCAACGCGGCGATCAAGGCCATCGAGGCCGCGAAGGCGACGGGACTGCCGGCTTTCGCCGACGATTCCGGCCTCGTGGTCGACGCGCTCGATGGCGCGCCCGGGATCTACTCGGCGCGCTGGGCCGGCGAGGGCAAGGACTTCATGGCGGCGATGACGCGGATCGAGCGCCTGCTGCAGGAGCGCGGCGCCACCGCGCCGGACCGCCGAAGTGCGCACTTCGTCTCCGCACTGTGCGTGGCCTGGCCGGACGATCACCTCGAAGAGGTCGAGGCCCGCGCCGATGGAACCCTGGTCTGGCCGCCGCGCGGCACCGCCGGATTCGGCTATGATCCGGCTTTCCTGCCCGACGGGCACACGCGGACCTTTGGCGAGATGAGCAGCATCGAGAAGCACGGCCTGCCGCCGCTCGGGCTCGGCCTGTCGCATCGCGCCCGCGCTTTCGTGAAGCTCGCGGAGATCTGCCTTGAGCCACGCTGA
- the rph gene encoding ribonuclease PH, producing MRPSRRAPDELRPVSLERGVVKYAEGSCMVKFGDTHVLVTATLEERLPPWLKGQGRGWVTAEYGMLPRATLERTRREASAGKQGGRTVEIQRLIGRSLRAAVDLEALGERQITVDCDVIQADGGTRTASITGAWVALADCINWMKTRNMLKTNVLRDNVAAISCGIYQGTPVLDLDYAEDSEADTDANFVMTGDGRIIEVQGTAEKTPFSEGEFLALMALARKGVARLVDLQKIAVA from the coding sequence ATGCGGCCAAGCCGCCGTGCGCCCGATGAACTGCGTCCCGTGTCGCTGGAACGCGGCGTCGTCAAATATGCCGAGGGTTCCTGCATGGTGAAGTTCGGCGACACCCATGTGCTGGTGACCGCCACGTTGGAAGAGCGGTTGCCGCCTTGGCTGAAGGGCCAGGGCCGCGGCTGGGTCACCGCCGAATACGGCATGCTGCCGCGCGCCACCCTGGAACGCACCCGCCGCGAGGCCTCCGCCGGCAAGCAGGGCGGCCGCACGGTCGAGATCCAGCGGCTGATCGGCCGCTCGCTGCGCGCGGCCGTCGACCTCGAGGCGCTCGGCGAGCGCCAGATCACGGTCGATTGCGACGTCATCCAGGCCGATGGCGGCACCCGCACCGCCTCGATCACCGGTGCCTGGGTGGCGCTGGCCGACTGCATCAACTGGATGAAGACCCGCAACATGCTGAAGACCAACGTGTTGCGCGACAACGTGGCGGCGATTTCCTGCGGCATCTACCAGGGCACGCCGGTGCTCGATCTCGACTATGCCGAGGACTCCGAGGCCGACACCGACGCCAATTTCGTCATGACCGGCGACGGCCGCATCATCGAGGTGCAGGGCACCGCCGAGAAGACGCCGTTCTCGGAAGGTGAATTCCTGGCGCTGATGGCACTGGCGCGCAAAGGTGTCGCGCGTCTGGTCGACTTGCAAAAGATCGCGGTGGCGTAG
- the hrcA gene encoding heat-inducible transcriptional repressor HrcA, whose translation MTHHDPIGLIAPHAGLAQLNERSRDIFRQIVESYLATGEPVGSRNISRLIALPLSPASVRNVMSDLEQLGLIYAPHTSAGRLPTELGLRFFVDALMQVGDLTEAERQSIQTQLAAVGRAQSVEAALGEALTRLSGLTRAAAVVLTQKSNARLKHIEFVRLEPEKALVVLVGEDGQVENRVLALPPGVPSSALIEATNFLNARIRGRTLAEARLELETALTQNRAELDQLTQKVVAAGIASWSGGESEDRQLIVRGHANLLEDLHALDDLERIKSLFDDLETKRGVIDLLGRAERGEGVRIFIGSENKLFSLSGSSTIIAPYGDAQGRIVGVLGVIGPTRLNYARVIPTVDYAARIVSKMLGG comes from the coding sequence GTGACGCACCACGATCCGATAGGCCTGATCGCGCCGCATGCAGGGCTCGCCCAGCTCAACGAGCGTTCGCGCGACATTTTTCGTCAAATCGTCGAAAGCTATCTCGCGACCGGCGAGCCGGTCGGTTCGCGCAATATCTCGCGCCTGATCGCATTACCGCTGTCGCCGGCCTCGGTCCGCAATGTGATGTCGGATCTCGAGCAGCTCGGCCTGATCTATGCGCCGCACACCTCGGCGGGCCGGCTGCCGACCGAACTCGGCCTGCGCTTCTTCGTCGACGCCCTGATGCAGGTCGGCGACCTCACCGAGGCCGAGCGGCAATCGATCCAGACCCAGCTTGCTGCCGTCGGCCGTGCGCAATCGGTCGAGGCGGCGCTTGGCGAAGCGTTGACGCGGCTGTCGGGGCTGACCCGTGCGGCGGCGGTGGTGCTGACGCAGAAGTCGAACGCGCGGCTGAAGCACATCGAATTCGTGCGGCTGGAGCCGGAGAAAGCGCTGGTCGTGCTGGTCGGCGAAGACGGCCAGGTCGAAAACCGGGTGCTGGCATTGCCGCCGGGCGTTCCCTCCTCGGCCCTGATCGAAGCGACCAATTTCCTCAATGCGCGGATTCGCGGCCGGACGCTGGCCGAAGCGCGGCTCGAGCTCGAGACGGCATTGACGCAAAACCGCGCCGAGCTCGATCAGCTCACGCAAAAGGTCGTCGCGGCCGGCATCGCGAGCTGGTCCGGCGGCGAGAGCGAGGACCGCCAACTGATCGTGCGCGGTCACGCCAATCTGCTCGAGGATCTGCATGCGCTGGACGATCTCGAGCGCATCAAGTCGCTGTTCGACGATCTCGAGACCAAGCGCGGCGTGATCGATCTGCTTGGCCGTGCCGAGCGCGGCGAGGGCGTGCGGATCTTCATCGGCTCGGAGAACAAGCTGTTTTCGCTGTCGGGTTCCTCCACCATCATCGCGCCCTACGGCGACGCCCAGGGCCGGATCGTCGGCGTCCTCGGCGTGATCGGACCGACGCGGCTGAACTATGCGCGGGTGATCCCGACCGTCGACTATGCCGCGCGCATCGTCAGCAAGATGCTGGGTGGCTGA
- the grpE gene encoding nucleotide exchange factor GrpE produces MTDPNRANDNTENSAPTGEPVVSKPYIMPDDPEVGSVEALTKELAEARDRTLRTLAEMENLRQRTRREVADAKTYGITGFARDVLDIADNLQRAIDAVPAETKESADPGLKALIEGVELTERSLLNALEKNGVKKFDPIGEKFDPNFQQAMFEVPDTSVPSGTVVQVVQAGYMIGDRILRPALVGVSKGGAKAAPSADITV; encoded by the coding sequence ATGACCGATCCGAACCGGGCCAATGATAACACCGAGAATTCGGCGCCGACGGGTGAGCCCGTGGTCTCGAAGCCCTACATCATGCCTGACGATCCCGAGGTGGGATCGGTTGAGGCGCTGACCAAGGAACTCGCCGAGGCGCGCGACCGGACGCTGCGCACGCTGGCCGAGATGGAGAACCTCCGTCAGCGCACCCGCCGCGAGGTTGCCGACGCCAAGACCTACGGTATCACCGGCTTCGCCCGCGACGTGCTCGATATCGCCGACAATCTGCAGCGCGCGATCGATGCCGTGCCGGCCGAGACCAAGGAATCCGCCGATCCCGGCCTGAAGGCGCTGATCGAAGGCGTCGAGCTGACCGAGCGTTCGCTGCTCAACGCGCTGGAGAAGAACGGCGTGAAGAAGTTCGATCCGATCGGCGAGAAGTTCGATCCGAACTTCCAGCAGGCGATGTTCGAGGTGCCGGACACCTCGGTGCCGTCGGGCACCGTGGTGCAGGTCGTGCAGGCCGGCTACATGATCGGCGATCGCATTCTGCGTCCGGCGCTGGTCGGCGTCTCCAAGGGTGGCGCCAAGGCGGCCCCGAGCGCCGACATCACGGTCTGA
- the pncA gene encoding bifunctional nicotinamidase/pyrazinamidase, with protein MLDRRQIVAGLGTLALATLVPRSLWAAAIKPDDGSALLVIDVQNCFLPGGSLAVKDGEQVVPVINKIAKSFANVVMTQDWHTPGHISFASVHAGKKPFETIDLAYGKQVLWPDHCVQGTDGASLSKDLAIPQAELIIRKGFHKDVDSYSAFTEADGKTTTGLAAYLKARNVERVFVAGLATDFCVAWTALDARKAGFETYVVEDACRGIDTQGSLAKAWTDMDKAGVKRIQSSDIA; from the coding sequence ATGTTGGATCGACGACAGATAGTTGCAGGCCTCGGCACGTTGGCGCTTGCGACCCTGGTTCCCAGGAGCCTCTGGGCGGCTGCGATCAAGCCCGACGATGGCTCCGCGCTGCTCGTGATCGACGTCCAGAACTGCTTCCTGCCCGGCGGCAGCCTCGCGGTGAAGGACGGCGAGCAGGTGGTGCCTGTCATCAACAAGATCGCCAAGAGCTTTGCCAATGTGGTGATGACGCAGGACTGGCACACGCCTGGACACATCTCGTTTGCCTCGGTCCATGCCGGCAAGAAGCCGTTCGAGACCATCGACCTCGCCTATGGCAAGCAGGTGCTGTGGCCCGACCACTGCGTGCAGGGCACCGACGGCGCCTCGCTGTCGAAGGATCTCGCGATCCCGCAGGCCGAGCTGATCATCCGCAAGGGTTTTCACAAGGACGTCGACAGCTACTCCGCCTTCACCGAAGCCGACGGCAAGACTACCACGGGGCTTGCCGCCTATCTGAAGGCGCGCAATGTCGAGCGGGTTTTCGTGGCCGGGCTCGCCACCGATTTCTGCGTGGCATGGACCGCGCTCGATGCGCGCAAGGCCGGCTTCGAAACCTATGTCGTGGAGGACGCCTGCCGCGGCATCGACACCCAGGGATCGCTCGCCAAGGCCTGGACCGACATGGACAAGGCCGGCGTCAAGCGGATCCAGTCGTCGGACATCGCGTAG
- the dnaK gene encoding molecular chaperone DnaK: MGKVIGIDLGTTNSCVAVMDGKNAKVIENAEGMRTTPSIVAFTDDGERLVGQPAKRQAVTNPERTFFAVKRLIGRRYDDPMVEKDKKLVPYKIVKASNGDAWVEADGKTYSPSQVSAFILQKMKETAEAHLGQKVDQAVITVPAYFNDAQRQATKDAGKIAGLEVLRIINEPTAAALAYGLDKTKAGTIAVYDLGGGTFDVSILEIGDGVFEVKSTNGDTFLGGEDFDMRLVGYLADEFQKEQGINLRNDKLALQRLKEAAEKAKIELSSTTQTEINLPFITADQTGPKHLTMKLTRAKFEALVADLVEKTIEPCRKALKDAGLTAGEIGEVVLVGGMTRMPKIQEVVKQFFGKEPHKGVNPDEVVAIGAAIQAGVLQGDVKDVLLLDVTPLSLGIETLGGVFTRIIDRNTTIPTKKSQVFSTAEDNQGAVTIRVFQGEREMAADNKMLGQFDLMGIPPAPRGMPQIEVTFDIDANGIVNVSAKDKATGKEQQIRIQASGGLSEADIDKMVKDAEANAAEDKKRREAVDAKNHADGLVHSTEKALAEHGSKIPETDRRAIEDAVSDLKEALKGDDAEAIKAKTNTLAQASMKLGEAMYKQQAEADAAKDAAKDDVVDAEFTEVDDDKNNKKSA, encoded by the coding sequence ATGGGTAAGGTCATTGGGATCGACCTCGGCACCACGAATTCGTGCGTCGCCGTGATGGATGGCAAGAACGCCAAGGTGATCGAGAATGCCGAGGGCATGCGAACGACGCCGTCGATCGTTGCTTTCACTGACGATGGCGAGCGCCTCGTCGGACAGCCGGCGAAGCGCCAGGCGGTGACCAATCCCGAGCGTACGTTCTTTGCGGTGAAGCGCCTCATTGGCCGCCGCTATGACGACCCGATGGTCGAGAAGGACAAGAAGCTCGTTCCCTACAAGATCGTCAAAGCATCGAACGGCGATGCCTGGGTCGAAGCCGACGGCAAGACCTATTCGCCCTCGCAGGTCTCGGCCTTCATTCTGCAGAAGATGAAGGAGACCGCGGAGGCGCATCTCGGCCAGAAGGTCGATCAGGCCGTCATCACGGTTCCTGCTTATTTCAACGACGCGCAGCGTCAGGCCACCAAGGATGCCGGCAAGATCGCCGGCCTCGAAGTGCTGCGCATCATCAACGAGCCGACGGCTGCCGCGCTCGCCTACGGTCTCGACAAGACGAAGGCCGGCACGATCGCCGTGTACGACCTCGGCGGCGGCACCTTCGACGTCTCGATCCTCGAGATCGGTGACGGCGTGTTCGAGGTGAAGTCGACCAACGGCGACACCTTCCTCGGTGGTGAAGACTTCGACATGCGCCTGGTCGGCTATCTCGCCGACGAGTTCCAGAAGGAGCAGGGCATCAACCTGCGCAACGACAAGCTCGCTCTGCAGCGCCTGAAGGAAGCCGCCGAGAAGGCCAAGATCGAGCTGTCGTCGACCACGCAGACCGAAATCAACCTGCCGTTCATCACGGCTGACCAGACCGGTCCGAAGCATCTGACGATGAAGCTGACCCGCGCCAAGTTCGAGGCGCTGGTGGCCGACCTCGTCGAGAAGACCATCGAGCCGTGCCGCAAGGCGCTGAAGGATGCCGGCCTGACCGCCGGCGAGATCGGCGAAGTGGTGCTGGTCGGCGGCATGACCCGCATGCCGAAGATCCAGGAAGTGGTGAAGCAGTTCTTCGGCAAGGAGCCGCACAAGGGCGTCAATCCCGACGAAGTCGTCGCGATCGGCGCTGCGATCCAGGCCGGCGTGCTGCAGGGCGACGTCAAGGACGTGCTGCTGCTCGACGTGACCCCGCTGTCGCTGGGCATCGAGACGCTGGGCGGCGTGTTCACCCGCATCATCGACCGCAACACCACGATCCCGACCAAGAAGAGCCAGGTGTTCTCGACGGCCGAAGACAATCAGGGCGCCGTCACCATCCGCGTCTTCCAGGGCGAGCGTGAAATGGCGGCCGACAACAAGATGCTCGGCCAGTTCGATCTGATGGGCATTCCGCCGGCTCCGCGCGGCATGCCGCAGATCGAGGTGACCTTCGACATCGACGCCAACGGCATCGTCAACGTCTCGGCAAAGGACAAGGCGACCGGCAAGGAACAGCAGATCCGGATCCAGGCATCCGGCGGTCTGTCCGAGGCCGACATCGACAAGATGGTCAAGGACGCCGAGGCCAATGCGGCCGAGGACAAGAAGCGCCGCGAGGCGGTCGACGCCAAGAACCATGCCGATGGCCTGGTTCATTCGACCGAGAAGGCTTTGGCCGAACACGGTTCGAAGATTCCGGAGACGGATCGTCGCGCCATCGAAGACGCCGTCAGCGACCTCAAGGAAGCGCTGAAGGGCGACGACGCCGAGGCGATCAAGGCCAAGACCAACACGCTGGCGCAGGCCTCGATGAAGCTCGGCGAGGCCATGTACAAGCAGCAGGCCGAGGCCGATGCGGCCAAGGACGCTGCGAAGGATGACGTTGTCGACGCGGAGTTCACCGAGGTCGACGACGACAAGAACAACAAGAAGTCTGCTTAA
- the dnaJ gene encoding molecular chaperone DnaJ, translating to MSTKRCYYETLEVERNADETKLKSAFRKLAMKWHPDKNPGDASSEVRFKEINEAYEVLKDGDKRAAYDRFGHAAFEQGMGGGGPGFGAGFASSFSDIFEDLFGMAGQRRGGGGRERGADLRYNMEITLEEAFQGKTAQIEIPVSVTCESCSGTGAKAGTKPKTCSHCGGAGRIRQAQGFFTLERTCPGCQGRGQMIEDACTSCAGSGRVTRERTLSVNIPPGVEDGTRIRLAGEGEAGVRGGPPGDLYIFLSLTTHQFFQRDGADLHCRVPISMVTAALGGEFEVPTIDKSKTKVKVPAGTQSSRRFRIASKGMPVLRSRQTGDMYVQVVVETPQNLTKKQQELLMEFEKLSSGATQPEAAGFFSKVKDFFGSRSV from the coding sequence ATGTCCACCAAGCGCTGCTATTACGAGACCCTCGAGGTTGAGCGGAACGCGGACGAGACCAAGCTGAAATCGGCTTTCCGCAAGCTCGCGATGAAATGGCATCCGGACAAGAACCCGGGCGACGCCAGCAGCGAGGTCCGGTTCAAGGAAATCAACGAAGCCTATGAGGTGCTGAAGGACGGCGACAAGCGCGCCGCCTATGACCGCTTCGGCCATGCTGCCTTCGAGCAGGGCATGGGCGGCGGCGGTCCCGGCTTCGGCGCCGGCTTCGCCTCCTCCTTCTCCGACATCTTCGAGGACCTGTTCGGCATGGCCGGGCAGCGCCGCGGCGGCGGCGGCCGTGAACGCGGTGCCGACCTGCGCTACAATATGGAGATCACGCTCGAGGAGGCCTTCCAGGGCAAGACCGCGCAGATCGAGATCCCGGTCTCGGTGACCTGCGAATCCTGCTCCGGCACCGGCGCCAAGGCCGGCACCAAGCCGAAGACCTGCTCGCATTGCGGCGGCGCCGGCCGTATCCGGCAGGCCCAGGGCTTCTTCACGCTGGAGCGGACCTGCCCCGGCTGTCAGGGCCGCGGCCAGATGATTGAGGACGCCTGCACCTCCTGCGCCGGTTCCGGCCGGGTGACGCGCGAGCGCACGCTGTCGGTCAACATTCCCCCGGGCGTCGAGGACGGCACCAGGATTCGTCTCGCCGGCGAAGGCGAGGCCGGTGTCCGCGGCGGACCGCCCGGCGACCTCTACATCTTCCTGTCGCTGACCACGCACCAGTTCTTCCAGCGCGACGGCGCCGACCTGCACTGCCGCGTGCCGATCTCGATGGTGACCGCAGCCCTCGGCGGCGAGTTCGAGGTGCCGACCATCGACAAGAGCAAGACCAAGGTGAAGGTGCCGGCCGGGACCCAGTCCAGCCGCCGATTCCGCATCGCATCAAAGGGTATGCCGGTGCTCCGCTCGCGCCAGACCGGCGACATGTATGTCCAGGTTGTGGTCGAAACGCCGCAGAATCTGACCAAGAAGCAGCAAGAATTGCTGATGGAGTTCGAAAAACTGTCGTCCGGCGCAACTCAACCGGAGGCAGCGGGTTTCTTCTCTAAGGTCAAGGACTTCTTCGGAAGCCGCTCCGTCTAG
- a CDS encoding rRNA adenine N-6-methyltransferase family protein translates to MPLQSSVRASKKPLRLDDEVRFLRSWIEKPLHMGAVMPSGRLLARTMAQYVDPEAEGPVVELGPGTGAITNALIEHGVDQKRLVLVEYNPGFCALLRERYPQAKVVQGDAYRLRDTLWDVMKSPASAVVSGLPLVTKPMLTRLKLVRDAFLALAPGAPFVQFTYSVAPPIPKSLPGVSTEASERIWMNLPPARVWVYRKG, encoded by the coding sequence ATGCCTCTGCAATCGTCCGTGCGTGCGTCGAAGAAGCCCCTCCGTCTCGACGACGAGGTTCGATTTCTCCGTTCATGGATCGAGAAGCCGCTGCATATGGGCGCGGTGATGCCGTCCGGGCGGCTGCTCGCACGCACCATGGCGCAATATGTCGATCCCGAAGCCGAAGGACCGGTTGTCGAGCTCGGACCCGGCACCGGTGCGATCACCAATGCGCTGATCGAGCATGGCGTCGATCAAAAGCGTCTCGTCCTGGTTGAATACAATCCCGGCTTCTGTGCGCTGCTGCGCGAACGCTATCCGCAGGCCAAGGTGGTCCAGGGCGACGCCTACAGGCTTCGCGATACGCTGTGGGACGTCATGAAATCTCCGGCCTCGGCTGTGGTCTCCGGCCTGCCGCTGGTCACCAAGCCGATGCTGACCCGCCTGAAGCTGGTCCGCGACGCCTTCCTGGCTCTCGCGCCCGGTGCGCCGTTCGTCCAGTTCACCTATTCGGTGGCGCCGCCGATTCCGAAGTCGCTGCCCGGCGTGTCCACAGAGGCGTCCGAGCGGATCTGGATGAACCTTCCGCCCGCGCGGGTCTGGGTGTATCGCAAGGGTTGA
- a CDS encoding NAD(P)H-dependent oxidoreductase, translating to MSALKILVIPGSLRSGSLNAKLAAVLAQELAQLGADVTRISLGDFPLPIYDGDFQAKSGVPQHAVNLKRMIGAHHGVLIVTPEYNSSVPALVKNTIDWVSRVQDPHETRGQVFHGRAFALAAASGNRLGGTRALAALRLILTACHAAVIPNQLALSFAEHAYDDMDRLKHQADIDTMRALVRQLIDHSQRMM from the coding sequence ATGTCCGCGCTGAAAATCCTCGTGATCCCCGGATCGCTGCGATCAGGCTCGCTCAACGCGAAGCTCGCCGCTGTCTTGGCCCAAGAGCTCGCGCAGCTCGGGGCCGACGTCACCCGCATCTCGCTCGGCGATTTTCCGCTGCCGATCTATGACGGCGATTTTCAGGCCAAATCGGGCGTGCCGCAGCACGCCGTCAATCTGAAGCGGATGATCGGCGCCCATCATGGCGTGCTGATCGTGACGCCGGAATACAATTCCTCGGTGCCGGCGCTGGTGAAGAACACGATCGACTGGGTGAGCCGCGTGCAGGATCCGCATGAGACCCGTGGCCAGGTGTTCCATGGCCGCGCCTTCGCGCTAGCTGCGGCATCCGGCAACCGGCTCGGCGGCACGCGCGCGCTGGCGGCGCTGCGCCTGATCCTGACGGCGTGCCATGCCGCCGTGATCCCGAACCAGCTCGCGCTGTCATTCGCCGAGCACGCCTATGACGACATGGATCGTCTGAAGCACCAGGCCGACATCGATACGATGCGGGCGCTGGTGCGGCAGCTGATCGACCATTCCCAACGCATGATGTGA
- the pyrF gene encoding orotidine-5'-phosphate decarboxylase — MQPAKIAPRIAPRDRLIVALDLPSVASAEAMIDRLGDSVTFYKIGYQLGYAGGLALAKQLAGSGKKVFLDLKLHDIGNTVARGVESVAALGATFLTVHAYPQTMKAAVEARTGSGLKILAVTVLTSYDDSDLHAAGYRLNVSDLVEARARQAQALGVDGLVSSPEEAAALRKIVGDQMNLVTPGIRPAGSATGDQKRIMTPARAITAGADYLVVGRPVMEAADPKAAAEAIHTEIAQALA; from the coding sequence ATGCAGCCAGCCAAGATCGCTCCAAGGATCGCTCCAAGAGACCGGTTGATTGTGGCGCTCGATTTGCCATCGGTCGCCAGCGCCGAGGCGATGATCGACAGGCTCGGCGACAGCGTCACCTTCTACAAGATCGGCTATCAGCTCGGCTACGCCGGCGGGCTCGCGCTGGCGAAGCAGCTTGCGGGCAGCGGCAAGAAGGTCTTTCTCGATCTCAAACTGCACGACATCGGCAACACGGTGGCGCGCGGGGTCGAAAGCGTCGCCGCTCTCGGCGCGACCTTTCTCACCGTGCATGCCTACCCGCAGACCATGAAGGCGGCGGTCGAGGCGCGTACCGGCTCCGGTCTGAAGATCCTCGCGGTGACGGTGCTGACCTCCTACGACGACAGCGACCTGCACGCGGCGGGCTATCGCCTCAACGTCTCCGATCTCGTCGAAGCGCGCGCCAGGCAGGCGCAGGCACTCGGTGTCGACGGCCTCGTCAGCTCGCCCGAGGAAGCTGCCGCCCTGCGCAAGATCGTCGGTGATCAGATGAACCTGGTGACACCGGGCATCCGCCCCGCGGGCTCGGCGACCGGCGACCAGAAGCGCATCATGACGCCGGCCCGCGCCATTACCGCCGGCGCCGACTATCTGGTGGTCGGACGTCCGGTGATGGAAGCCGCCGATCCGAAAGCCGCGGCCGAAGCCATTCACACCGAGATCGCCCAGGCACTCGCCTGA
- a CDS encoding DUF1330 domain-containing protein: MAKGYWIGRVDVHNEEGYKPYMAANPAIFQKFGGKFIVRGGKFTGVEGQSRSRNVVIEFPDYATALACYQSPEYQANIKVRQPHSIADLIIIEGHDSP, encoded by the coding sequence ATGGCGAAGGGATACTGGATTGGACGCGTCGACGTTCACAATGAGGAGGGCTACAAGCCCTACATGGCGGCCAACCCCGCTATCTTCCAGAAATTCGGCGGCAAGTTCATCGTGCGCGGTGGCAAGTTCACCGGCGTGGAGGGCCAGAGCCGCTCGCGCAACGTCGTGATCGAATTCCCCGATTACGCGACCGCGCTCGCTTGCTACCAATCGCCGGAATACCAGGCCAACATCAAGGTGCGGCAGCCACACTCGATCGCCGACCTGATTATCATCGAGGGGCACGACAGCCCATAG